One window of Flavobacteriales bacterium genomic DNA carries:
- a CDS encoding cyanophycinase: protein MARTVFSLLVALLGLALSAQTYTSWFTGNTTDLAVEPLGGTCMMGGASEFDPAMQWFLDRANGGDVLVLRASGSDGYNDYMYSDLGGVNSVETILFNGAAAASDPYVLERISKAEAIWFAGGDQWNYVSYWRNSPVMAAINDAISQRHIAIGGTSAGMAILGGCYFSAQNGSVTSAEALSNPFNTYMTVDCAPFLQVPFMANTITDTHYDNPDRRGRHFTFLARMAQQGDSAAYGIACNEYVAVCVAPDGIAHVYGEYPQYQEFAYFLRMNCVSPSTPESCVASMPLTWDRNGMAVKAYKVPGLSDGANWFDLNDHYSGQGGAWEDWSAVAGSFITQPGDAPPCGATGIQFRERAVPVMEWDAVSGRAKVVGLVPGSTLMLYAVDGRNVQQATTDGSGRCSMAIPADASSILLLRGEGQEGQRVWKIVH, encoded by the coding sequence ATGGCACGCACGGTATTTTCACTCTTAGTGGCGCTCCTCGGGTTGGCGCTTTCAGCCCAGACCTACACCAGCTGGTTCACCGGGAATACCACGGATCTTGCCGTGGAGCCGCTGGGCGGAACCTGTATGATGGGCGGTGCCAGTGAGTTCGATCCCGCGATGCAATGGTTCCTCGACCGGGCCAACGGCGGTGATGTGCTCGTACTCCGTGCCTCCGGCTCCGACGGTTACAACGATTACATGTACAGCGACCTCGGAGGGGTGAATTCCGTGGAGACGATCCTGTTCAACGGTGCCGCCGCCGCTTCGGATCCGTATGTGCTGGAGCGCATTTCAAAGGCGGAGGCGATCTGGTTCGCGGGCGGCGACCAATGGAATTACGTGAGCTATTGGCGCAACAGTCCCGTGATGGCCGCCATCAACGATGCTATTTCACAACGCCACATCGCCATCGGCGGCACCAGCGCGGGCATGGCCATCCTAGGTGGTTGCTATTTCAGCGCCCAGAATGGATCGGTCACTTCCGCGGAAGCGCTGAGCAACCCCTTCAACACCTACATGACGGTGGATTGCGCGCCATTCCTGCAAGTACCCTTCATGGCGAACACGATCACGGACACGCATTACGACAACCCGGACCGTCGCGGGCGGCACTTCACGTTCCTCGCCCGCATGGCGCAGCAGGGCGACAGCGCGGCTTATGGTATTGCCTGCAACGAGTATGTGGCGGTGTGCGTGGCCCCGGACGGCATTGCGCACGTCTATGGCGAATACCCGCAGTACCAAGAGTTCGCCTACTTCCTGCGGATGAACTGCGTATCACCGTCCACCCCCGAGAGTTGCGTTGCAAGTATGCCGCTCACATGGGACCGCAACGGCATGGCCGTGAAGGCCTATAAAGTGCCCGGACTTTCGGACGGGGCCAACTGGTTCGACCTGAACGACCACTATAGCGGCCAAGGTGGCGCGTGGGAAGATTGGAGTGCCGTGGCCGGAAGTTTCATCACGCAGCCGGGAGATGCGCCGCCCTGCGGAGCCACGGGCATTCAGTTCCGGGAAAGAGCCGTTCCTGTGATGGAATGGGATGCGGTCTCCGGTCGCGCCAAGGTGGTGGGCTTGGTCCCGGGATCCACGTTAATGCTGTATGCCGTCGATGGCAGGAACGTTCAACAGGCCACGACCGACGGATCGGGAAGATGCAGCATGGCTATTCCCGCTGACGCTTCCAGCATCTTGTTGCTACGGGGAGAAGGTCAAGAAGGCCAGCGCGTGTGGAAGATCGTGCATTGA
- a CDS encoding thioredoxin family protein: protein MRTFLFSLCLTPLALFAQDHSDALVHWTDIETAQKAAQKDGKPLLIDVYTSWCGPCRMLDANTFHDAQTAEYINAHFHPVKFNAEGDGSVLFNGKTYTNPSYNPAMKGSRNGTHELTMQIAPVNGRVAYPTIVYMGKDGQVLAPVQGYHTPEQIEPILMYFGDKLNEKQEFPEFQKNFKSQRK from the coding sequence ATGCGCACTTTCCTCTTCTCCCTTTGCTTGACCCCACTGGCCCTTTTTGCTCAGGACCACAGCGATGCCTTGGTGCATTGGACGGATATTGAAACAGCCCAGAAAGCCGCCCAGAAGGACGGCAAGCCCCTGTTGATCGACGTCTACACATCTTGGTGCGGCCCATGCCGGATGTTGGACGCGAACACCTTCCATGATGCACAGACAGCGGAATACATCAACGCCCATTTCCACCCGGTGAAATTCAACGCGGAAGGCGATGGATCCGTCCTGTTCAACGGCAAGACCTACACGAATCCGAGCTATAACCCGGCCATGAAGGGTTCACGGAACGGCACCCATGAGCTCACCATGCAGATCGCCCCGGTGAACGGTCGCGTGGCATACCCCACCATCGTGTACATGGGCAAGGACGGCCAAGTACTGGCACCGGTGCAAGGCTACCATACGCCCGAACAGATCGAGCCGATCCTGATGTACTTCGGTGACAAGCTGAACGAGAAGCAGGAGTTCCCGGAATTCCAGAAGAACTTCAAGAGCCAGCGGAAGTAG